The genomic segment CGTGATCTCTGGCCCCAGGACGGATGAACTGGGCAGATCGTCGTCCGGCTCGGCTTTTTCCCCGTACGCCGGCTCGACCGCCTTCAGCGCTCCCTCGCCCGGCTACAACTCCCACCTCCAGTACGGCACGgacccggcggcggcggcggccgcagCTGCCTTCTCCTCTTACGTGGTAAGAGAGCGCAGGCGGGTGGCTCTCTCCAGTTCCCCGACCTTCCTCCCCGCTGGCTGGAGAGGCAGGAGTGGGCAGGGGGCTTAGGCGAGTAGGAAGCCCCGGGTCGGGGGCAGAAAGGAGGGGAGGACGCCGGGGGCTACTGCTTTCCTTTGGAGGGTTGGAGAAGCGGCTCTGGCTGCAGGCGAAATCCCCccggaaaagggggaaaagacgCCGAGAGCGGACGGAATGCAAGCCCGGCCGCCTAGAGGCTCCGGGCCCTTCACTGCGAAGTCTCGGGCCCACTGGCTTCCCCTAAAAGAAGACAGGTTGCGCCGGATCCTGCTTCCGCCCAAATGGAGAACATTCTCCCCCTCTctgtcccccccaaaaaaacccttagGGGGAATTGCTGTCTGCTCCCCTCCCGCAAAACCCTAAGGAGCATCGGCTGCAGCAGCCGGGTCCTCCCCGCGTGTTTATTTGGGAGTAAAGACTAGGAAGGTACTGGTAGCCGCGGAAACGGGTTCGCCGAGTATGAGAAAAGGAGGGACCTGCTCTTTCGGATTAGAATCTGGGTCGTGAAGAAGGTGCGAAAGGGTTTTTTGAAATTCggagaggagggagaaggaaggaaggaaaaagagaaagaaagaaagaaagaaagaaagaaagaaagaaagaaagaaagaaagaaagaaagaaagaaagaaagaaagaaagaaagaaagaaagaaagaatttttaGGCGTCGCGTGGTTGGCTTTTGAAAGATTCCCATGCCATCACTTTATTTTTGTATGTGTACCTCGGAACGCTccgctccccccgccccccccgcccgccAGCCATCCTCCTGACCTTCTTTGAATTCAAGTCAGGTCAATCAGTTTAGATGCCCCTCAGTTTGGCTGACGGAGAAGGGGacgggggagggggaggcggTCAGATAGGAGAAAAACGGACCTCTTCGCTCTTTTTAACACAGCCCTATTAAGCTTTCCTGGGTCCTGCGAAACTACAAATCCTCGATTCTCAGCAGCAGCAAGTCGACTGAGAAATCATCACCGCAGTAATATGCATAGGTGGAAAAGGGAGATTTGCGAAATTGCCTGCTGAACTATCGGGGCAATACGGAACCGTGCCTGGAAATCTTTACAGAACcaatataaataaagcaaatcaACCCGCGTTTGTTTTTGCTCCGCAGAAATGCCTCTAGCTGTGCCTGCCTTCCCAGGGTTCTGTCCAACCAAATCCATGTTTAAGGTAACCGCATTAGGCCTCTGGGAGAACCCTGGGACTGAACTCGATTTGAATCCGATTAGCTTGGTTTAAAACCAGATTTAGCTGAGCCAGGCTCTTTCCTCGCCCCCTTCTGCGAGCGTCTTGTTTTCCGCCCAGTCACTACCAGCTCCCAAgcgaaaaatgaaaataaaaacggGTGCGCGAGGGTTTGGGAGAAAGgttgcttttaattaaaagggGAGGAGGCGGGGTGTAATTTGTTGCTGTTTACAGGCGGCGTAGAGGGAAgcggagcggggggggggggaggtagcaAAGGTAACGGTGGAAAAATGCAGTAGTTCCGAGTGGAACCTTCTCTGCCTGCATCCAGACGTTCGGGCGACCCGTGTTGCCTACCTTGCCAAGGTTTCCTTCTAAAccggtttattattattattattattattattatattattgtggtggtggtggtggtggtggtggtggtggtggcggctaTCATTATTTGTGTGGCAAGCGGGTGGGCAGGAGAAATGCTCTCCTAAAAGGACGCTGAATATTATCCATCCAAATGCACGCTGCGGACCTTTCTGGCCTCCAGACTGCAGGAACTCCGCGGAGTTTCCAGATGGCGTGCCTGGACCTACCCGTGGCCGCCGTCTCACTTGGGCCTGCTTCGcctctcctccctctccttctcgtTTCTGCAGGGCTCCCCCTACGACCACACCCCCGGCATGGCGGGGTCCTTGGGGTACCATCCGTACGCCGCACCCCTGGGCTCCTACCCCTACGGGGATCCGGCGTACCGAAAGAACGCGACTCGGGACGCCACCGCCACGCTGAAGGCCTGGCTGAACGAGCACCGCAAGAACCCCTACCCGACCAAGGGCGAGAAGATCATGCTGGCCATCATCACCAAGATGACCCTCACCCAGGTCTCCACCTGGTTCGCCAACGCCCGCCGGCGCCTCAAGAAGGAGAACAAGATGACCTGGACGCCGCGGAACCGCAGCGAGGacgaggaggaagaagagaacatCGACCTGGAGAAGAACGACGACGAGGATCCAGCCAAACTGGAGGAGAAGGGCGAGCCGGAGCCGGGCCAGCTCGGTAAGGAACGGTCTCCTTTCCCCAACGCAGCTGAGTTGGCTTCGGGCGCTTGGAAGCGATGGGCAGGACCGTTCCAACCCACCCGCCCCCCATGCGCTTACATGTGTTGGGGTGGAGGAGAGGCGTGGGGTGGGGTGGTCGGTCTCCCTACTTTCAAGTCGGGGTCCTCTGCGgaagaatggggagggggggctccAGTGGCTTTTAAGGCGCAGAAGAAGCGAGGAAGGCCATCCTGGAACAGTGCTCAGCACCTCTTTGTAGCCCGTCAAATTGGGAAAGAGgctggggaaagagaaagagcggctgtctgtgttcacacaacccgCTTAAACAGGTCAGGGAGAGAGCCAGCGGCCTCGTTCGCACGACCGGGAAACTTGAGGAGGAATGGGTGTTGTTCTTTTTCCTGTCGGTTAAGGTGGCTTAGCCTGTTCTGCCAACTCAGCCCCCGGGTCACCTTTCCGGCCCGTCTGCTCTGTGGAAAAGCAGGCAGCGAACGGCCTCAGGTTCAGGGTTGTGTGAAGGCGAGCGCTGAGCTGCAGAGGTCTGACGGCGGCCCTGGGCCTCCCTGGCCTTTCTCCGCAGGCACCGGAGACCCGAAAGGCGTCGGAGCCGGCAAAGAAGCCGACGGCGGCGCCTCCAGCGACTCGGATTGTAAGGAAAGCCCCGAGCAGGCGCTTCCCAAAAGAACCGTCGGCGCCTCGCCGCCTTTGGTGCACTGCGGGCCGGCGGGCCGCCTCCTTCTCCAGGCTCACCACCAGCAGCTGCTGCATCCCGGGgccggcggcggcagcagcagcgacGAGCCCCCGCCCGCCCAGTACAGACCCCCTTCGACGGACCTGCACCCGAGCCTGCCTTCCAGCCACGGCACGTCGGTCATTCACTCGCCCCAGGCGCCTCCGCAGGCGGCCGGCCCGGGGGCGCTTGCGAAGCCCAAGCTGTGGTCCCTGGCGGAGATCGCCACCTCCGCGGACAAAGCCAAGGAAGCGGGCAGCGGCGAGACGCCCCCTCAGACTCCTTCGGGCTTAAGCGGGTCGGCGCAGTCCCCGACGGCGCGCTCCCCTTCGGCCACGACCTGCCCCTTCCCCAACGGCGCCGCCGCCTCGGTGCTCCCGCGGCCCCTCTATTACGCCACCAGCCCCTTTTACCCCGGGTACACGAACTACACTTCCTTCGGACACCTGCACAGCAACACGGCCACGGCGGGCGCCCCCAGCCCCCATTTTAACGGATTAAACCAGACCCTTTTGAACAGAGCGGAAACCTTGGCGAAAGACGCGAAAATGCTCCGAAGTCAGAGCCAGTACGAGTTTAGCAAAGACTCGCCTTACGAAGTAAAGAAAGGTATGTCGCACATTTAATCTCCAACTTCTTCCGAACTTAACCTGAGCTCCGAGACGG from the Candoia aspera isolate rCanAsp1 chromosome 11, rCanAsp1.hap2, whole genome shotgun sequence genome contains:
- the IRX5 gene encoding iroquois-class homeodomain protein IRX-5: MSYPQGYLYQPSASLALYSCPAYSTSVISGPRTDELGRSSSGSAFSPYAGSTAFSAPSPGYNSHLQYGTDPAAAAAAAAFSSYVGSPYDHTPGMAGSLGYHPYAAPLGSYPYGDPAYRKNATRDATATLKAWLNEHRKNPYPTKGEKIMLAIITKMTLTQVSTWFANARRRLKKENKMTWTPRNRSEDEEEEENIDLEKNDDEDPAKLEEKGEPEPGQLGTGDPKGVGAGKEADGGASSDSDCKESPEQALPKRTVGASPPLVHCGPAGRLLLQAHHQQLLHPGAGGGSSSDEPPPAQYRPPSTDLHPSLPSSHGTSVIHSPQAPPQAAGPGALAKPKLWSLAEIATSADKAKEAGSGETPPQTPSGLSGSAQSPTARSPSATTCPFPNGAAASVLPRPLYYATSPFYPGYTNYTSFGHLHSNTATAGAPSPHFNGLNQTLLNRAETLAKDAKMLRSQSQYEFSKDSPYEVKKGMSHI